One genomic window of Arthrobacter caoxuetaonis includes the following:
- the dxs gene encoding 1-deoxy-D-xylulose-5-phosphate synthase, giving the protein MGLLETIRDPQDLSKLSDAQLSALAGEIRSFLITNVAQTGGHLGPNLGVVELTMGIHRVFDSPRDSIVFDTGHQSYVHKILTGRQDFSTLRQQGGLSGYPSRAESVHDIVESSHASSSLSWADGISRARQLTGEGDRYTVVMVGDGALTGGMAWEALNNIAADQRRRVVIVVNDNGRSYAPTIGGVADYLASLRPTIDAVRTHQMYENTMDWWKGRLQNGGPVGRFAYHSLHAAKKGVKDWWAPQGLFEDLGMKYVGPIDGHDLAAVEQALVKAKNFGGPVIVHAITEKGHGYAPARAHVEDQFHAVGVIDPETGAPVSAGGKQSWTSVFATEIAEIADERKDIVGITGAMLIPVGLHRMAEKHPERVFDVGIAEQHALTSAAGMAYGGLHPVVALYATFLNRAFDQLLMDIALHKAGVTIVLDRAGVTGPDGASHHGMWDMSMLQIVPGLHLAAPRDATRLKEELREAVAISDAPSVVRFSKGTVGPDVDAEDSTEDGVDILARRPSGDSRNDVLIVSVGAMAEMALDVADRLGAQGISSTVVDPRWVLPVPRSIIRLAAEHRIVIVIEDGVRAGGVGSRIRQEMRAAGVDTALNEVGLPAEFLDHGTRAEVLERVGLTARQVASDVVGQVLGTKVPFARPLPGQPAPTGQIPKIK; this is encoded by the coding sequence TTGGGACTTCTGGAAACCATCCGTGATCCGCAGGACCTCAGCAAGCTGAGTGACGCGCAGCTCTCGGCACTGGCAGGGGAGATTCGTTCCTTCCTCATCACCAATGTTGCCCAGACCGGAGGGCATCTTGGCCCTAACCTCGGCGTCGTGGAACTGACCATGGGCATCCACCGGGTCTTCGACTCGCCCCGGGACAGCATCGTCTTTGACACGGGCCACCAGTCCTATGTCCACAAGATCCTCACCGGCCGGCAGGATTTCTCCACCCTGCGCCAGCAGGGCGGCCTGTCCGGTTATCCCTCACGGGCTGAATCCGTGCACGACATCGTGGAAAGCTCCCACGCTTCCTCCTCGCTGTCCTGGGCGGACGGCATCTCGCGTGCCCGGCAGCTCACCGGCGAAGGTGACCGGTACACCGTTGTCATGGTGGGCGACGGTGCCCTGACCGGGGGCATGGCGTGGGAAGCACTGAACAACATTGCCGCCGACCAGCGCAGGCGCGTAGTGATCGTCGTCAATGACAACGGCCGGTCCTACGCACCGACGATCGGCGGAGTTGCCGATTACCTCGCATCGCTGCGCCCGACCATCGACGCCGTACGCACGCACCAGATGTATGAGAACACCATGGACTGGTGGAAGGGGCGTCTGCAGAACGGGGGACCGGTCGGCCGCTTTGCCTACCACAGCCTCCATGCAGCCAAGAAGGGCGTCAAGGACTGGTGGGCACCCCAGGGCCTCTTCGAAGACCTGGGCATGAAGTACGTCGGACCGATCGACGGCCATGACCTGGCAGCGGTGGAGCAGGCGCTGGTCAAGGCCAAGAACTTCGGCGGACCGGTGATCGTGCACGCCATCACCGAAAAGGGCCACGGCTATGCCCCGGCCCGCGCCCATGTGGAGGACCAGTTCCACGCCGTCGGCGTCATTGACCCGGAGACGGGTGCGCCGGTTTCCGCCGGTGGAAAACAGTCCTGGACCTCTGTCTTCGCGACGGAAATCGCCGAGATTGCTGACGAGCGCAAGGACATTGTCGGCATTACCGGTGCCATGCTGATCCCGGTGGGACTGCACCGCATGGCCGAGAAGCATCCGGAACGGGTGTTCGACGTCGGCATCGCCGAGCAGCACGCCCTCACCTCTGCTGCCGGCATGGCCTATGGCGGCCTGCATCCCGTCGTCGCGCTTTACGCGACGTTCCTGAACCGTGCCTTTGACCAGTTGCTGATGGACATCGCGCTGCACAAAGCCGGCGTGACCATCGTGCTGGACCGTGCCGGTGTGACTGGACCCGACGGTGCCAGCCACCACGGCATGTGGGACATGTCCATGCTGCAGATCGTCCCCGGCCTGCACCTAGCCGCTCCGCGCGACGCCACGAGGCTGAAGGAGGAGCTGCGCGAGGCAGTCGCCATTTCCGATGCTCCCAGCGTGGTGCGTTTCTCCAAGGGAACCGTTGGACCCGATGTCGACGCCGAGGACAGCACCGAAGACGGCGTGGACATCCTGGCGCGGCGGCCTTCCGGCGACAGCCGCAACGACGTCCTGATCGTCAGCGTTGGCGCCATGGCCGAGATGGCACTTGACGTGGCTGACCGGCTGGGCGCGCAGGGCATCAGCTCCACCGTGGTTGACCCGCGCTGGGTACTGCCCGTCCCGCGTTCGATCATTCGGCTGGCCGCAGAGCACCGGATCGTCATTGTGATCGAGGACGGTGTGCGTGCCGGCGGGGTGGGTTCGCGGATCCGCCAGGAAATGCGCGCTGCCGGAGTGGACACTGCCCTGAACGAGGTGGGTCTGCCGGCCGAATTCCTGGACCACGGCACGCGTGCAGAGGTCCTGGAGCGGGTGGGACTGACCGCCCGCCAGGTGGCAAGCGACGTCGTCGGACAGGTGCTGGGCACCAAGGTTCCGTTTGCCCGGCCGCTTCCAGGGCAGCCGGCACCAACAGGACAGATTCCAAAGATCAAGTAG
- a CDS encoding SDR family oxidoreductase, whose product MPNDLPELAVTGATGALGGMVARLLAEADVPQRLLARHTARMPHLPNTPVFATSYADREHAERALQGVKTLFMVSAAENPYRAQDQRTFIDAAKEAGVQHVVYTSFMGAAPHDVFTLGRDHWDTEEYIKANGLKYTFLRNCFYQDILPSFAGRDGVIRGPAADGKFAPVARSDVARSAARILTFPREHEDRIYTLTGPQAITMEQVAKILSRVTGEDITYHAESLDEAVESRRRAGASDWQAVAWATSYAAIATGELSQVSDDVALLTGVAPLSFEDHLLREE is encoded by the coding sequence ATGCCAAACGACCTCCCCGAACTCGCCGTCACCGGAGCCACCGGTGCGCTGGGCGGCATGGTGGCGCGCCTGCTGGCTGAAGCGGACGTTCCGCAGCGGCTCCTGGCGCGGCACACGGCCAGGATGCCGCATCTGCCCAACACTCCGGTTTTCGCCACGTCCTATGCGGACAGGGAGCATGCCGAGCGCGCGCTCCAGGGCGTGAAGACACTTTTCATGGTCTCCGCCGCGGAAAACCCGTACCGCGCCCAGGACCAGCGGACCTTTATCGACGCGGCGAAGGAGGCGGGCGTCCAGCACGTGGTCTACACGTCCTTCATGGGCGCGGCGCCCCATGACGTGTTCACCCTGGGGCGTGACCATTGGGACACCGAGGAGTACATCAAGGCGAACGGCCTGAAGTACACCTTCCTGAGGAACTGCTTCTACCAGGACATCCTGCCCTCCTTTGCAGGGCGCGACGGCGTCATCCGCGGCCCGGCTGCCGACGGAAAGTTCGCGCCGGTGGCACGCAGCGACGTCGCCCGTTCCGCCGCCCGGATCCTCACCTTCCCCCGGGAGCATGAGGACCGGATCTACACCCTCACCGGACCGCAGGCGATCACCATGGAACAGGTAGCCAAAATCCTGTCCCGCGTCACCGGGGAGGACATCACGTATCACGCCGAATCGCTGGATGAAGCAGTTGAGTCCCGGCGCCGTGCCGGAGCCAGTGACTGGCAGGCGGTGGCTTGGGCAACCAGTTATGCGGCCATTGCCACGGGTGAACTTTCCCAGGTGAGTGATGACGTCGCGTTGCTCACCGGGGTGGCTCCGCTGAGCTTCGAGGACCATTTGCTGCGCGAAGAATAA
- a CDS encoding aldo/keto reductase, with protein MTTYNRLGTSGLTVSTVGLGCNNLGRAGTATESQEGTDAVVHTAVDAGITLFDTADTYGAEPGLSEIRLGKALGSRRGDVVVATKFGMDMQGANGPDFGARGSRRYIVTAAEASLRRLGTDWIDLYQFHTPDPLTPIDETLAALDDLVTSGKVRYIGHSNRSGWQIAEAEFTARIKGTTRFISAQNHYNLLDRRAELEVTPAAEAYGLGVLPYFPLANGLLTGKYSSGQAPEGSRLTHSRTNLLQNADYDQLREFGDFARDRGLTEVQVAFSWLASRPSVSSVIAGATRPEQVQQNAEAASWVPSEKDLEELDRIFPQTPKVALF; from the coding sequence ATGACCACCTACAACAGACTTGGCACTTCCGGCCTCACCGTTTCGACTGTCGGGCTCGGCTGCAACAACCTCGGCCGGGCAGGCACCGCCACCGAATCCCAGGAGGGGACCGACGCCGTCGTGCATACCGCGGTGGACGCGGGCATTACCCTGTTCGATACTGCGGACACCTACGGCGCTGAGCCGGGCCTCAGCGAAATCCGGTTGGGGAAAGCCCTCGGATCACGCCGGGGCGACGTCGTCGTTGCGACGAAGTTCGGCATGGACATGCAGGGGGCCAACGGACCGGACTTCGGTGCACGCGGCTCCCGCCGCTACATCGTGACGGCGGCGGAGGCATCTCTTCGCCGGCTGGGCACGGATTGGATCGACCTCTACCAGTTCCACACGCCGGACCCGCTGACTCCGATTGATGAAACCCTCGCCGCACTGGATGACCTCGTGACCAGCGGCAAGGTCCGGTACATCGGGCACTCGAACCGCAGCGGCTGGCAGATTGCCGAGGCCGAATTCACGGCACGGATCAAGGGAACGACGCGTTTTATCTCGGCACAGAACCATTACAACCTGCTGGACCGCCGGGCTGAGCTCGAAGTCACTCCTGCCGCAGAGGCCTATGGCCTGGGCGTGCTGCCGTACTTCCCGCTGGCCAACGGCCTGCTGACCGGCAAGTACAGCTCTGGCCAGGCTCCCGAGGGCAGCCGCCTGACCCACTCCCGCACCAACCTGCTGCAGAACGCGGACTACGACCAGCTGCGCGAGTTCGGCGACTTTGCCAGGGACCGCGGGCTGACCGAGGTACAGGTCGCGTTCTCCTGGCTCGCATCCCGTCCTTCAGTTTCCTCGGTCATTGCCGGGGCGACCAGGCCCGAGCAGGTGCAGCAGAACGCTGAAGCGGCGTCATGGGTGCCTTCGGAGAAGGACCTGGAGGAACTGGACCGGATTTTCCCGCAGACGCCGAAGGTTGCTCTGTTCTAG
- a CDS encoding tyrosine-protein phosphatase encodes MNTELPSSPQVPADVPPSVGGLFNFRDAASGTGTPGLRRGLLFRSGALNDLDAAGLAELGAARIATVVDLREPVEVASAPDTVPAGTRVVNIPLYCGSVPVSEPIEAVYRHLLQNCARALTSAVGEVIRNLDGGVLVHCAAGKDRTGLVVALVLDAAGASRSAIVEDYSRTEAALPCSFRRAVLARLGGRITDPAEMATAVRLHLASPQEVLDSALQVLAEESFEGETGAAAYLLRNGLDRGMLVRARVLLHGIGTPAA; translated from the coding sequence TTGAATACCGAACTGCCCTCCAGTCCGCAGGTTCCTGCAGACGTTCCGCCCTCAGTCGGCGGATTGTTCAATTTCCGTGACGCGGCATCAGGAACCGGAACTCCGGGACTGCGCAGGGGACTGCTCTTCCGATCTGGAGCCCTGAATGACCTTGACGCTGCCGGTCTTGCTGAACTGGGTGCAGCACGGATCGCCACGGTGGTAGACCTGCGCGAGCCGGTGGAGGTTGCCTCGGCTCCGGATACTGTTCCGGCCGGAACGCGGGTGGTGAACATTCCGCTCTACTGCGGAAGCGTCCCTGTCTCCGAGCCGATCGAAGCCGTCTACCGGCATCTGCTGCAGAACTGCGCCCGGGCACTGACCAGCGCCGTCGGCGAGGTGATCCGGAACCTTGACGGCGGTGTCCTGGTGCACTGTGCTGCAGGGAAAGACCGCACCGGGCTGGTGGTCGCGCTGGTGCTCGACGCCGCCGGGGCCTCCCGCAGTGCCATTGTGGAGGACTACTCCCGCACCGAAGCGGCCCTTCCCTGTTCCTTCCGCCGGGCTGTACTGGCCCGGCTGGGTGGCCGGATCACCGATCCCGCGGAAATGGCCACCGCTGTCCGCCTGCATCTGGCCAGTCCGCAGGAGGTTCTGGACAGCGCACTGCAGGTCCTGGCTGAGGAGTCCTTCGAAGGTGAGACCGGTGCCGCTGCCTACCTGCTGCGGAACGGCTTGGATCGGGGAATGCTGGTCCGGGCCCGCGTCCTGCTGCACGGCATCGGAACTCCCGCGGCATGA
- a CDS encoding metallophosphoesterase, with the protein MSGDGYTLIHLTDTHLRQPGELLFGALDTWARTAEALRAAARYRPDAVVVTGDIADSGADIYAVASGLFTRARRELGCPVIVLPGNHDVPGTRAWAAELFTGSQTDTGPGPGNDVHFVGGLRLITLDSDDPGRPAGRLTGAQLQWLDDVLAEPAPDGTVLALHHPPIDSLLPQLAGRGLDRPAELAGVLAGTDVRAVLCGHYHHALSGRLGGVPVWVGPAVSYGQDLFAPPETVQGLDSSWLSVIRLGENSFSAVPVPLLPAGASVFTNAAVPPGAVPAAGTSPSTHLIPVPAGAPGHQYRQQPLLPDSRGETIAATH; encoded by the coding sequence ATGAGCGGGGACGGGTACACCCTGATCCACCTCACGGACACTCATTTGCGTCAGCCGGGTGAGCTGCTGTTTGGTGCCTTGGACACGTGGGCGCGCACCGCAGAGGCCCTGCGTGCTGCGGCCCGCTACCGGCCCGATGCCGTCGTGGTTACCGGTGACATCGCCGATTCCGGCGCGGATATCTACGCCGTCGCTTCCGGGCTTTTCACCCGGGCCAGGCGGGAGCTGGGCTGCCCAGTCATCGTGCTGCCCGGTAACCATGACGTTCCCGGCACCCGGGCATGGGCGGCAGAATTATTTACCGGTTCGCAGACAGATACAGGCCCCGGTCCGGGTAACGACGTGCATTTCGTGGGAGGACTGCGCCTCATCACGCTGGATTCGGATGATCCAGGCCGGCCCGCAGGACGGCTTACGGGAGCGCAGCTGCAATGGCTGGATGATGTCCTGGCCGAGCCTGCCCCCGACGGCACCGTACTGGCCCTGCACCATCCACCCATCGATTCATTGCTGCCGCAGCTGGCCGGCCGGGGCCTGGACAGGCCCGCAGAACTAGCCGGCGTGCTGGCCGGCACGGACGTCCGCGCCGTCCTGTGCGGGCACTACCACCATGCTCTGTCCGGTCGGCTGGGCGGTGTGCCGGTCTGGGTCGGCCCGGCGGTGTCCTACGGTCAGGATCTCTTCGCCCCACCGGAGACCGTGCAGGGCCTGGACAGCAGCTGGCTCTCGGTCATCCGGCTGGGCGAAAACAGCTTCAGCGCCGTCCCGGTGCCGCTTCTGCCCGCCGGAGCCTCGGTGTTCACCAACGCCGCCGTGCCCCCCGGGGCTGTCCCAGCCGCGGGTACCAGCCCTTCCACCCATCTCATCCCGGTGCCCGCAGGTGCACCTGGCCACCAATACCGGCAGCAGCCGTTGCTGCCGGATTCCCGAGGAGAAACCATTGCTGCAACGCACTAA